The Amycolatopsis sp. NBC_01480 genome segment GTGGCCAGCGCGGCCAGACGCGCACGGTCACGGCCATGTAGCAGGACGTGCGCACCCGCGGCGGCGAACCGCCGGGCCGCGGCCTCGCCGATGCCCGAGGACGCGCCGGTGACCAGCACCGTCCCGCCGGCGGGACCGGGCATCAGAGCCCCGGCACCGCGGCCGGGCGCGCCCCCATCCGCAGCACGATGCCCTCGGAGCGCAGCGACCGCCGGAACCACCACAGCGAGGCGGCGATCGTGATACCCACCAACGTGTAAGAACCGGCGGTGCTGACCATCAGGAAGTTGCCGACGGTGGCCTTGGCCAGCATCAGCAGCGTGCCCGCGCCGTTGACCGCGAAGACCAGGGCCCAGAGCAGCGAGACGCGCTGGAAGAAGCGGCGCATGCCGGGGTGGCCGGACAGCGTGTCCGGGAACGCGCAGAAGTCACCGGCCAGCCGCGCGAGCAGCGGCCGGTTGAACGGCGCGGACACCAAGAACAGGCTGGCTACCACGAAGTTCTGTAATGTCGGCTGCAGGAAGTAAAGAAAGGTGCTGCCGGTGGCCAGGCCGAGTACGGTCCTGGCGATCAGCAGCGCGGTGGTGAGCAGCAGGACCGCGGGTATGCGTTTGCGCAGGACCAGCCGGGCGATCAGCACGGTGGCCGACCAGCAGAGCGCCGCGAGGACCCCGCTGTCGAAGCTCACCAGCGTGAGGAGGAGGTAGAACAGCCCGGCCGGGATCAGCGTCGACTCCAGCAGATGCCGTCCCCCGCCGAACACGAGGTTGCCGAGCGAGGGGAGGTCGATCGTCATGGAGTGTCGCATGCAGCTGAAGTACCTCCGGTACGGGGCAGCCGTCCCCTCGGTGTCACGGAAAGCCCGGGTGTCACTGAACGCCTGGCCTTGGGCACCCGGGAGCCGGGAAACTCAGGCGGCCGGGAGTTTACACAGCATAGGCACGCCGGATGGGGATGGTGTGAGGTGACTGCTCCGTGAGCGCGACCGGGGTGTCGCTGTTCGTGGCCGTTCCGGCCGCGGTGGCCGGCGCGGTCTGCATCGGCCTGGCCAGCGCCGCGCAGGCCAGGGCCACCAAAGAGGTGGAGACCGGCAAGCCGCTGGACCTCACCCTCTTCCGCCGGCTGGTCGGCCGGCCGCTGTGGCTGATCGGCATCGCGGCGACCGTGCTCGGCCTCGGCCTGCAGCTCGCGGCGCTGGCGTTCGGGCCGCTGCTGCTCGTGCAGCCGTTGCTGATCACTTCACTGATTTTCGCCGGGCTGGCCTCGGCGCGGTTCGAGAAGCGCCTGCCGGACCAGGTGATGGTCGGCGGCTCGGTGCTGTGCGTGGTCGGGCTCGCGGCGTTCATCCTGGTCGCCCGGCCCAGCGGCAACGGCGACGTGCTGGTGACCGGGCCGGCCTTGCTGCCGCTGGGCATCGCGCTGGCCGCGGTCACCGCGGCGGGCATGGTGCTCGCCGCGTTCACCGGCTCGGGCTCGCTGCGCACGCTCGGCCTGGCCGTGGCCACCGGGGTGCTCTACGGCCTGACCGCCGGGCTGATGAAGGTGGTCGCCGGCCAGTTCCGGGTCGGCTTCGACGAGCCGTTCCGGCACTGGACCCTGTACATCGTCTGCGTGATCGGCCCGTTCGGCTTCCTGCTCAGCCAGAACACGTTCCAGCAGGGCCGGTTCCTCACCCCGGCGCTGGCCGTGATCACCGCGCTCGACCCGCTGGTGGGCGTCGCGATCGGGCTGTCCTGGATGGGCGAGTCGGCCAACGGCAGCCCGCTCGCGCTGGCCGGCGAGGCGGCCGCGGGGCTGGTGATCGTGGTCGGCATCGCGCTGCTGGCCACCCGCGCCTCGCATCTGTCCGCCGCGCCGGAGCCCGCCGAGGCCACCGATTCTTCGGAGTCTTCAGGGACCGGATCGGACCCCGAAGACGGGTACGGTCTGGCCGGATCCACCTGTTAGTCCCGCGGTGGCCGACCGCCGCACCGCACCGGCGAAGGGGGCGCGTTGGAGCGCGTGCTGATCGTCTCGGCGAACATCGGGGAGGGGCACAACGCCACCGGGCGCGCGCTGGAGGGCGCCGTGCGGGAGCGCTGGCCCGGGGCCACCGTGCAGTGGCTCGACACCCTCGACGTGCTCGGGCCCGGCTTCGGGCCGCTGCTTCGCCGCACGTACGTGGCGAACGTGGAGAGCACCCCCTGGCTGTACGAGTTCTTCTACACCGCGATCTGGCGGATCGCCTGGTTCGCCGCCGTGACCCGGCGCCTGGTCGGCGCGTGGTCCGGCCGCCGGCTCGCCCGGCCGGTCGCCCGCTTCGCCCCGGACGTGGTGCTCTCGACGTACCCGATGGCCACGGCCGGGCTGGCCTGGCTGCGCCGCCGGGGACGGCTGGACGCGCGGATCGGCGCCTGGGTCCCGGATTTCGCGCCGCACCCGTTCTGGGTCTACGGCTCGGCGGACCTCACGCTGGTGATGCACGACGTCGCGGTGGGCCCGGCGCGGCGCTGCTCGCTGTCCGCCGCGGTGGCCGTGTCCGCCCCGCCGGTGCGCGCCGAATTCCGTCCCGGCGACCGCGCGGGCGCCCGCCAGCAGCTCGACCTGCCGCCGGATGCGTTCGTGGTGCTGGTTTCCTGTGGCTCACTGGGTTTCGGTGATCTCCGCAAGACGGTGCTGGAGCTGCTCGGCGCGCATCCGGACGTGCTGCCGGTCGCCGTCTGCGGCCGTAACGAGGCGCTCGTGCGGAAGCTGCGGCAGATCGGCGACCCGCGGCTGCGCGTGCTCGGCTGGACCGAGGAGATGGCCCGCTACACGATCGCCGCCGACGTGGTGGTGATGAACGCCGGGGGCGCGACCGGGCTGGAGGCGCTCGCGTGCGGGCGTCCCGTGCTGATGCACCGCCCGATCGCCGCGCACGGCAAGGCGAACGCCCGGCTGATGGCCGAGGCCGGGCTGGCCCTGGTGTCCGAAAAGGACGGTGAGCTGGCAGCGACCGTCCAGGTGCTGCTGGCCGAGCCGGACCGGCTCAAGTCGATGGCCGAGGCCGCGACGCGGCACTGCGAGTCGGCGACCCCGCTGACGACGGTGCTCGAATCGTTGGCGGAAGGCCCGCGAAACCCGGCGCCGCAGCGGCTGCGCGCGGAGGACGCGTTGTTCCTCCACGTGGCCACTCCTCAAGTGCCGCAACAGGTCGGGGCAGTCCTGATGCTCGACCCGAAGGCCGACGGCACCCCGGCCACCCGCGCCGACGCGGCCCACCTGCTCGCCGCGCTGCCCGGCCTGCGCGCCCGATTGCTGCCCGGCGGTGGCCTCTGGCGCGCGAAGTGGCAGGAGGACCCGGCCCGCGATGTCGAAGACATCCTCACCGAAGCCGAGGCCGAACCCGGCGCGGACTTCGAGACGGCGCTGACGGCGGAGATGGACGCCTTCTTCTCCATCGGGGTCCCGCCGGAGCACCCGTGCCGCGCACGGCTGGTCACCGGGCTGGCCGGCGGCCAGGGCGCGTTGCTGATCGCGTTGCACCACGCGGCGAGCGACGGGATCGCGGTGATCGGCGCGCTGGTCGGCCAGGCGCGGGGCAAGGCTCCTCTGATCGTGGCGCCGCCCGGGCGTACAACCGTGGCGCACCGGCTGAAAGCAATCACGCGGCCTCGTTCGGCGGCGAAGTCCGAAGCGGCGCGGCTGGCAAGCGGGGTCTGGGCGCTGGCCCGGGCCGGCACCGCGCCGCGCGTGCGCTGGGAGACCGGGATCGACGGCCCGGAGCGGCATTTCGCCCGCGCGCACCTGTCGGCGCCGGAGGTGCGGGCGGCGGCGCGGCGGCTCGGCGTGCCGACCACGCACCTGGTGCTGGCGCTCCTGGCGGAGGCGCTGCACCGGGAACTCGGGGCGGGCGCGCCGGAACGCGTGCGGGTGCTGATCCCGATGTCCATTCGCGACACCGGCACGTTCCGGCAATTGGGCAACCACACCGGCGCGGCGTCGGTGGACCTGCCCGCCGGCCCGATGCCGTTGCCGCAACGGGTGACCGAGACCCGCGATTCGCTACGGAACCAGGTCGGCCGGGGCGCCCCGCGCGCGGGCAACGCCGTGGTCCGGGTGCTCGGCGTGCTGCCGCCGTGGCTGCACCGCCGGCTGGCCCGCCTGGTCTACCGCGGCACGTGGTTCAGCATGATCGCCTCGGTACTGCCCGGGGCGCGCTCGCCGGTGTCGCTGAACGGTTCGCTGATGCGGACGGTCTACCCGGTGCTGTCGCTCGCGCCGGGTGTCCCGGTCGCGGTCGGCGTGATGACTTGGGCGGACCGGTTCACCGTCTGTGTCACGGTTCCTGCCGCGCACGCCGCCCGCGGCGACCGCCTGGCTGCCGGGGTCACCGAGGCCTTCGCGGACCTCCAAGCTCGTGAGTGTTCATGACGGTTAGAACCGTCATAAACACTCACGAGTCCTTGAAGAAGTGCGTCGACGGCCGGGGAACCTCTTCACCGTCAACGAAAATGTCCAGCTTCTCGTTGTAAAAAGACACCAGCCCGGCAATCGGAGTCATCGCCACCGTCGGGAAGTCGTACGCCCAGGCCAAATCCTGGTGCAGAGTGTCGCCAATGCGCACAGACCAGTAGCCAGTCGTGCGCCCCTTGTACGGGCAGGCCGTGACCGTGGTGGTCGGCACGAGGTGGGTGAAGCCGACCTCGGTGCGGTTGAAGTAGTAGCGCGTCGGCAGGCCCGTCTCGAACAACAGCACCGGCGAAGACGACTCCGCGAGCGTCACGCCTTCCAGCGCGACGCGGACGTGGCGGGTCGAACGCAGCGCGTCCACTCGCGTGTACGGGTTGCGCGGGTGCACGAAGACCTCTTCGTCCTCCTCGAACCACGAGTCGAGCGCTTCCCACTCGAAACGCACGTAGCCCGCCAGGCCGGCGACGGCGTCTTCGCCGTAGACGCGGGCCGCCGCGGGCTTCACGACTTCGCCGACGCGCAGGGCGTGACGACGGGCGGTGCCGCGCTTGAGCCGTTGCGGGTGGTCCTCGTCGACGAGCAGGCCGGGCTTGACGTCCGCGACCGGGATGTAGAACTGCGGGTACGGCGGCCATTCCCACACGTACAGCGCGCGCGTGGTGTCCAGCACCACCTGGCCGCCCAGGGTGGCGCGGATACGGCGGGGCACCGGCTCCACATGGTCGGTCTCGGTGATCATCGCCGGGTAACCGGGCACGGCTGCTCCTTGGAAGTCGGGACGCTCGGCAAACGCGAACGGCGCGCGAACCAGAGGGGGTCCGCGCGCCGCCGTTGATGGCCGTCAAGGCCTCCTTACCCGCGTCGGGCGCTGGCAAGGAGGCCTTGACGGCGGGTCAGGCCGTGGCCCGCTTCGGCAGCTTCCAGCCGGGGCGGGGGAAGTGGCAGGTGTAGCCGTTCGGGTACTTCTGCAGGTAGTCCTGGTGCTCGGGCTCGGCTTCCCAGAAGTCGCCGGCCGGGGTCACCTCGGTGACGACCTTGCCGGGCCAGAGGCCGGAAGCCTCGACGTCGGCGATGGTGTCCACGGCGACCTGTTTCTGCTCGTCGTCGGTGTAGAAGATCGCCGAGCGGTAGCTGGCGCCGAGGTCGTTGCCCTGGCGGTCCTTGGTGGTCGGGTCGTGCACCTGGAAGAAGAACTCCAGCAGGTTCCGGAAGTCGGTCCGCTCGGGGTCGTAGCCGACCTCGATGGACTCGGCGTGGTTGCCGTGGTGCCGGTAGGTGGCGTTGGGCACGTCGCCGCCGCTGTAGCCGACCCGGGTGGTCACGACACCGGGCTGGTGGCGGAACAGCTCTTCCATGCCCCAGAAGCAGCCGCCGGCGAGAATCGCCTTTTTCGTAGCCATGGGTATCTCCTTACTCGCTCTCGGCGGTGGTGAAGAGGGTCCGGTACGCGCCGTAGCCCTCCTTTTCCAGGTCGTCGAGGTGGATGAAGCGCAACGACGCGGAATTGATGCAGTATCGCAGACCGCCGCGGTCGGCCGGGCCGTCCTCGAAGACGTGCCCGAGGTGGCTGTTGCCGTGCATCGACCGGACCTCGGCGCGGATCATCCCGAGGCTGAAGTCCTTCTTCTCCACCACGTTCGCCTGCTCGATCGGCTTGGTGAAGCTCGGCCAGCCGGACCGGCTGTCGTACTTGTCCACCGAGGCGAACAGCGGCTCGCCGGAGACCAGGTCGACGTAGATCCCGGGCTCCTTGTTGTCCCAGTAGACGTTGTCGAACGGCCGCTCGGTCCCGTCCTGCTGGGTCACGCGGTACTGCTCGGCGGAAAGGCCGGCGACGGCTTCCGGGTTCCGGCGGTACTGCGCCTGCTCCTGGGACGTCTGTTCGTGGGACACAGCTCTCCCTTCACGGCCTCTCGGCGCGGGCTGGGGAACCAGGTGAAACGCACCTGGACGTGCAGTCACAAAGACAACGTACGGCGGTTTTCTATTCCGCCGCCGCCCGATGGCCGCCGCTGTCGGAGTTTCGTAAGGTCTGCCGCCGGTCGCCGCCCAGCACGCCCTCGTCCAGGAGGTCGAGCAGGGTGCGCAGCGCGCGGCTCGGCGGCCGCCCGGCGTGGGACACGGCGGTGAGCGGCCAGGTGAAGCCCACGTCGGTGAGCGGCACCACGGTGGTGCCGGGCACGGACAGCGGCACCACGTCGGGGGCCACCGCGACGCCGAGGCCGGCGGCGACGAAGCTGGGCACCGTGCGCAGGTCCGCCACCTCGACGGTGACGCGCCGCGGCGAGCCCAGCGCGGCGAAGGCCCGGTCGACGGCGATCCGGTTGCCGAACCCGCGCGGGGTGTCGACGAACCGCTCGCCGGCCAGGTCGGCCAGCCCGATCGCCGTCCGGCCGGCCAGCTCGTGGTCCGAGGGGACCAGCGCGTGGTACGGCACGGCGAGCAGCTCCCGCACGGCCAGCCCGGCCAGCTCGGCTTCGGGCAGGCCCAGCAGCGCCACGTCGAGGCGGCCGTGGCGGATGTCCTCGGCCAGGCCGGTGGAGCCGGTGGTGGACACCGTGACGTGCAGGTCCACCAGCGGGTGCTGGGTGTGGAAGGCGCCCAGCAGCGCGGGCAGGTCCAGCGCGCCGATGCTGCTCATGGTCCCGATTCGCAGGCTCCCGCGCAGCCCGGCGGAGGCCTCCTGCACCACCGAGCGCGCCCGGTCGACGGCTTCGAGCGCGGCCTTGGCCTCGGGCAGGAACGCGAGCCCGGCCGTGGACAGCGCGACCCGGCGCGTCGACCGGTCGAACAGGGTCGCGCCCAGCTCGGTCTCGAGCGTCCGGATCGTCGCGGACACGGTCGACTGCACGGTGAACAGCCGCTGGGCGGCGCGCGTGAAGCTCAGCTCCTCGGCGACCGCGACGAAGTACTCCAGCTGACGGGTCTCCACGGCCTCGATTATCGCCCCTGGCGATAACTCTGACCACTATTTTTCGTTGGACCGGATGAGTCGGCTCCGGCATCGTGGAAGGCACCAGCTTCTCCCGGAAGGCCACCATGCTCGACATCGCACCGCGCGCCCTGTCCCCGCTCCGGCGCGTCAGCCACGGCGGGGGATTCCGCGTGATCGCCTTCGCGTTCGCCGTGTCCCTCTCGTTCTCGACGTTGCCGACACCGCTGTACGCGTTCTACCAACAGCGAGACGGCTTCCCGACCTTCGTGGTCACCGTCGTCTTCGCCGCGTACGCGGTCGGCGTGATGGCGAGCCTGTACCTCGCCGGGCACGTCAGCGACTGGCTCGGCCGGCGCCGCGTGATCCTCGCCGCGACACTCGCCGAAGCGCTCTCAGCGGTGATTTTCCTGGTGTGGCCCGAAGTTCCCGGCCTCATCCTCGCCCGGCTGGTGTGCGGCGCCGGGATCGGCGCGCTGACCGCGACCGCCACCGCGCACCTTTCGGAGCTGCGCGCGGTCGCGCGGCCGCAGGAGGACCCGGGCCGGGCGGGCCTGGTCGCCACCGTGGTCAACATGGGCGGCCTCGCGCTCGGCCCGCTGGTCGGCGGCTTCTTCGCCCAGTTCGCGACGGGGCCGCTGACCACTCCGTTCCTGGTGTACCTGGTGCTGCTGCTGGTCAGCGCGCTCGCGGTGAGCCTGGTGCCCGAGACCGTGGAGCGGCGCGAGGAACGCCCGGCGTACCGGCCGCAGCGGGTCTCACTGCCGCCCGCGGCCCGGCCCGCGTTCTTCGGCGCGGCCATCGGCGTCTTCGCCGCGTTCGCGATCACCGGGCTGTTCATGGCGCTCGCGCCGACGCTGCTGGCCCAGGGCCTGCACGAGTCGGGCCGGCTGCTGGCCGGGGTCGCCGCGTTCTCGATGCTCGGCTCGGCCGCGCTCGCGCAGCTGCTGTTCGCGCCGATGGCGACCGGGCTCCAGCTGCGGATCGGTTACGCGTCGATGGTCGCGGGCCTGGTGGTGCTGCCGGTTTCGGTGTTCCTGCCGACGCTCTGGCTGTTCTTCGCCGGCAGCATCCTCGCCGGGACCGGGGTCGGGCTGGGGTTCCGCGCTTCGGTCGGGACTGTCGCCGCGCTGGCCGACCCGCTGGCCCGCGGCGAGGTGCTGGCCGCGCTGTTCCTCGCGGCGTACGCGGGGCTCGTGGTGCCGGTGCTGTCCGTCGGGCTCGCCGTGGTGTGGGTGCCGAGTTCGGTGGCGCTGCTCGGTTTTTCGGTGGCCGAGCTGGTGCTGCTGGGCTTCTCCGCCCGCCGCGCGCTCAGCGGGGCAGCCGCCCGGCGGTGAGCCGGACGGTAAACCCGTCGTCGTCGCGCACCATCGCGACGTGCTCGCACAGCTGGTGCGCCAGCCACAGCCCGAGCCCGCCGTCGGTGCGGTCGGCCGCGGGCAGCAGCCCGGCGAACGGGTCGGCCGGGCCGGAGCCGGTGTCGTGCACGGTGACCACGGCGTGGCTGTCGTCGGACCACAGCCGCATCCGGACCGGGCCGCGGCCGTGGCGGTGCGCGTTCGTCACCACCTCGCTGACCGACAGCACCAGGTCGTCCAGCGCGTCCGGGGACAGCGCCGCCCGGTTCGCGTCGGTCACCGCGCGCCGCGCGACCGCGGGCTCCGGGTCGGCCAGGTCCAGCTGCGGCGGCCGGAGCTGGACCGGGTGCGGCGGCACCGGCCACGGCGCGGTGAGGAACGCCCGCGGCTCGATGTAGTCCTCTGTGGACACTCCGTCGGGGCCGGTGACGACCGGGTGCGTGCGCCGGACGTCGTCGAGCACGTGCGGCGGCGCCACCCGGGTGTCGTAGGCGCAGAGCGTGCGCACCGGGAATTCGGCGTACGCGTGGTTCACCGCGGACTCGTACCGCGCCCACCAGTCCCAGGAATAGCCGAACGCGACCGGCGGCAGCTCGCCGACGATGCGGATGTCCGAGGCGCCGGCGGCGACGTAGTCCGCCATCCGCTTCCGGTACGCCTTGAGCACCGAAGCCGGGCGCGCGTACAGGTCCCCGGCGGCGACGAAGGTGAGCCCGGCCGGGTCCGTCATGGCCTCGTACACCAGCTCGGCGCGCCGCGGCTCCAGCGACACCAGCGCCGGTTCGCCGGCCTTCAGCCCGGCTTGCAGGAACGGCACGGCGATGGCCAGGAACTCTTCGTCGGACGAATGGCAGAAAGCCTGGTGGTCGCTGTGCGCCCGGCGTGCCTCGGGCAGGGCCGTCACGCGCGGTGTCCCGCCGGCCGGACCGAAGGCTTGGCGGGCAGGGCGCGGCCACGCGGGCACTGAACGTGCTTCTCGCGGGGGATCCCGGGCCGGCCCGGCAGCTGCATGGCGGGCAGCTTACGCCGCCGGGTTCCGGTCACCGGTCACGCGCCGTGTTCCAGTGCATGGTCACCGTGGTGCCGTCCGGTCGCTGCGTGTATTCGCTGGTGTCGGCGAGGCTGCGGATCAGCACCAGGCCCCGGCCGCGCAGGCCGTGGGTGTCCTCGGGCACCTTCCAGGTGCCGTAGTCGGTGACCACCACGGTGATCTCGCCGTCCCGGATCGTCGCGAGCACGTCGAGGACGCTGTCCGGGCGGCCCCGGTAGGCGTGTTCGGCGGTGTTGGCCATCGCCTCGTAGCTGGCCATGACCACGTCCTCCTGCAGCTCGACGCCGAGGCCGAGCCCGGACACCCAGTGGGCCAGCGCTCGGCGCAGCTCGATCAGCGGCTCCGCGGCGGCGGCGACGCGGCGGCGGAACTCCGGCGGGGGAGTGGGGCGCCCGTCCGCGACGGGGCCGCTCACGCCGCGCCGCCGGACCGGTGGTGCACGTGGATCAGGGCGATGTCGTCGTCGTGGCGGCCGCCGGTGAGGTCGTGGACCAGCCGGTCCCACGCCGCCTCGGCGCCCGGGCCCGCACGCAGCCCGCCGAGCGCGGTCAGCAGCCGCTCGATGCCCAGCGTGAGGTCGCGGGTGCGGCCCTCGACCAGTCCGTCGGTGTAGAGCACCAGGCCGGTGCCGGGCGGGAATTCCGCTTGCCGCTGCGGGAATTCCCGGCCGACGCCGAGCGGCTGCGCCAGCGCCTCGCCGATCTGCTCCGGTGGGCGGCCGGGGTGCAGCAGGATCGCCGGCAGGTGCCCGGCGTTGGCGTAGGTGAGCGTGCCGGCCTCAGGGTCGTGTACGGCGTAGAAGCAGGTGACGAAACCGGCGTCGGTCAGGATGCCAGTGAGCTGGGAGACGTGACCCAGCAGCTCCGACGGCGCCAGCTCCAGCAGCGCGTACGAGCGGATCGCGGTGCGGACCTGGCCCATCACGGCGGCCGCGGTGACGCCGTGGCCGACCACGTCGCCGATCACGAACGCGGTGCCGCCCGAGGCCAGCCGGATCACGTCGAACCAGTCGCCGCCGACCTTCACGCCGGTGGCCGCGGGCAGGTAGCGGGTGACCAGGTCCAGGCCCGGGATCTCCGGCGTGGCGGACAGCATGCTGCGGGACAGCTCGGTGGCCAGGTGCCGCTCGCGGTCGTACAGCCGCGCGTTGTCCATCGCGATGGCCGCGTAGCCGGCGATGCCCTCGGCCAGGTACTCGTGCCGCTCGGTGAACCGCCCGGTCGCCGGGTGCCCGAAGAAGAACCCGCCGAGCACCTCGCCGCTGGTCGGGCTCACCACCGGCACCGCGAGGTAGCTGCGCACGGGCAGGTGGCCCTCGGGCATCCCGTGGTACGGCGCGTTGTGGCCGAACCGCGGGTCGGCGGTGATGTCGTCGCTGCGGACGGTGCCGTCGCCGTCGAAAGTCGGGGCGAACACGGCGGTGTTGCGCGGCATCGGGAAGCGGGAGAACGCCTCGCGCGGCACCCCGGAGAGCGTGTACAGCGTGTAGGACTCGCCCTCCGCGTCAACGAGGTTGTAGAAGAACGCGCCGAAGTGCCCGCTGGTGGCCGTAGTGGCGGCGTCGGTGGCGTCCTGCACCAGGCGGTCGATGTCGAGCTGCGCGGTGAGCCGCCGCCCGATCGCGTGCAGCGCGTCGAGGAGCCCGGCCTCGGCCCGCAGCTGCCGGACGGTGCGGGCCAGCCCGGTCGTCGCTGCGGTGATCCCGGCCGCCAACGGGGCGAGTGCCTGCCCGCCGGGGGCGCGGCTGACCAGCAGGACGGACTCGTCGGCCAGCACCACGGCGCCGGTGACGGAGTGCGGGTCCGGGACGAGCGCGGCCAACGCTGTCTCGTCGGGGACCACCACGGCGTCCTCACCGCGGAACCGCGCGGCCTGGTCGTCCGTCAGCGGCTGGACCGACACGGCAACGGCATCGCCGGCACTGTCCACGAGCGACTTCAGCACCGCGTCTGCGATCGGGCCGAGCCCACCGGCGGTCATCTCTCCGCCAACGCGGCGGCCAGGGTCGGGAAGACGGCCAGCTCGTCGGTCAGCCGCGTCATTTCCAGCGGCCGCAGCGTGAGCCGCCCGCTCGCGACGACCCGCACGGCCGAGGGCGCCGCGTGCCGGTGCGCCCGCACCAGCACGGCCATGCCCGCCGACGCCAGGAAGTCCACCGCGCTCAGGTCGATCACCAGCAGCCGCGGACCGGACCGGGCCGCGCGGTCCAGCAGCCGCTGCAGCTTGGGCGCGAGGGCGAGGTCCAGCGCGCCGCTCACCTGCAGGACCGTCGCGTCGCCGTCGCCGGCCAGCACCACCGAGCCCGCGGGGGTCTCCGCCCGGCCGAGCGGTTCCGGCCCAGAGTCAGCCATCCGCCAATAGTGCCAAGCGCGGCGCCCGCGCGCCTGGTCATCTTCGCGAAAGGCGCCGGTTCGGCGTAACCCGGCCGTTCGCCCCGGCCCGCCGGGGCCCGGCTAGCCTTGGGCGGTGTCACCGGATCCGCGGGCCCGAGCCCGCCTGAGCAGGCTCGAGGCCCTCACAGATGCCGCACTCGGGCATCTGGAGCTGGGGAAGCTCTTGCACACGATGCTCGAGCGCGTCCGGGAGCTGCTCGGTGCCGATACCGCCACCGTGCTCGCGTACGACGACGAAGCGCGGCAGCTGACGGCCATCGCGGCCGCGGGCATCGAGGAAGAGGTCTTCCAAGGCGTGCGGGTGCCGATGGGGGCGGGGTTCGCGGGGCGGGTCGCCGCGTCCCGGGAGCCGGTGGTGATCCGCCGCGGTGACGGGTCGCCGGTGGTCAACACCCTGCTGTGGGAGCGCGGCCTGGTGACCAT includes the following:
- the msrA gene encoding peptide-methionine (S)-S-oxide reductase MsrA — encoded protein: MATKKAILAGGCFWGMEELFRHQPGVVTTRVGYSGGDVPNATYRHHGNHAESIEVGYDPERTDFRNLLEFFFQVHDPTTKDRQGNDLGASYRSAIFYTDDEQKQVAVDTIADVEASGLWPGKVVTEVTPAGDFWEAEPEHQDYLQKYPNGYTCHFPRPGWKLPKRATA
- a CDS encoding WS/DGAT domain-containing protein is translated as MLIVSANIGEGHNATGRALEGAVRERWPGATVQWLDTLDVLGPGFGPLLRRTYVANVESTPWLYEFFYTAIWRIAWFAAVTRRLVGAWSGRRLARPVARFAPDVVLSTYPMATAGLAWLRRRGRLDARIGAWVPDFAPHPFWVYGSADLTLVMHDVAVGPARRCSLSAAVAVSAPPVRAEFRPGDRAGARQQLDLPPDAFVVLVSCGSLGFGDLRKTVLELLGAHPDVLPVAVCGRNEALVRKLRQIGDPRLRVLGWTEEMARYTIAADVVVMNAGGATGLEALACGRPVLMHRPIAAHGKANARLMAEAGLALVSEKDGELAATVQVLLAEPDRLKSMAEAATRHCESATPLTTVLESLAEGPRNPAPQRLRAEDALFLHVATPQVPQQVGAVLMLDPKADGTPATRADAAHLLAALPGLRARLLPGGGLWRAKWQEDPARDVEDILTEAEAEPGADFETALTAEMDAFFSIGVPPEHPCRARLVTGLAGGQGALLIALHHAASDGIAVIGALVGQARGKAPLIVAPPGRTTVAHRLKAITRPRSAAKSEAARLASGVWALARAGTAPRVRWETGIDGPERHFARAHLSAPEVRAAARRLGVPTTHLVLALLAEALHRELGAGAPERVRVLIPMSIRDTGTFRQLGNHTGAASVDLPAGPMPLPQRVTETRDSLRNQVGRGAPRAGNAVVRVLGVLPPWLHRRLARLVYRGTWFSMIASVLPGARSPVSLNGSLMRTVYPVLSLAPGVPVAVGVMTWADRFTVCVTVPAAHAARGDRLAAGVTEAFADLQARECS
- a CDS encoding DMT family transporter, yielding MSATGVSLFVAVPAAVAGAVCIGLASAAQARATKEVETGKPLDLTLFRRLVGRPLWLIGIAATVLGLGLQLAALAFGPLLLVQPLLITSLIFAGLASARFEKRLPDQVMVGGSVLCVVGLAAFILVARPSGNGDVLVTGPALLPLGIALAAVTAAGMVLAAFTGSGSLRTLGLAVATGVLYGLTAGLMKVVAGQFRVGFDEPFRHWTLYIVCVIGPFGFLLSQNTFQQGRFLTPALAVITALDPLVGVAIGLSWMGESANGSPLALAGEAAAGLVIVVGIALLATRASHLSAAPEPAEATDSSESSGTGSDPEDGYGLAGSTC
- a CDS encoding DUF427 domain-containing protein, whose translation is MPGYPAMITETDHVEPVPRRIRATLGGQVVLDTTRALYVWEWPPYPQFYIPVADVKPGLLVDEDHPQRLKRGTARRHALRVGEVVKPAAARVYGEDAVAGLAGYVRFEWEALDSWFEEDEEVFVHPRNPYTRVDALRSTRHVRVALEGVTLAESSSPVLLFETGLPTRYYFNRTEVGFTHLVPTTTVTACPYKGRTTGYWSVRIGDTLHQDLAWAYDFPTVAMTPIAGLVSFYNEKLDIFVDGEEVPRPSTHFFKDS
- a CDS encoding VC0807 family protein, encoding MTIDLPSLGNLVFGGGRHLLESTLIPAGLFYLLLTLVSFDSGVLAALCWSATVLIARLVLRKRIPAVLLLTTALLIARTVLGLATGSTFLYFLQPTLQNFVVASLFLVSAPFNRPLLARLAGDFCAFPDTLSGHPGMRRFFQRVSLLWALVFAVNGAGTLLMLAKATVGNFLMVSTAGSYTLVGITIAASLWWFRRSLRSEGIVLRMGARPAAVPGL
- a CDS encoding LysR family transcriptional regulator, whose product is METRQLEYFVAVAEELSFTRAAQRLFTVQSTVSATIRTLETELGATLFDRSTRRVALSTAGLAFLPEAKAALEAVDRARSVVQEASAGLRGSLRIGTMSSIGALDLPALLGAFHTQHPLVDLHVTVSTTGSTGLAEDIRHGRLDVALLGLPEAELAGLAVRELLAVPYHALVPSDHELAGRTAIGLADLAGERFVDTPRGFGNRIAVDRAFAALGSPRRVTVEVADLRTVPSFVAAGLGVAVAPDVVPLSVPGTTVVPLTDVGFTWPLTAVSHAGRPPSRALRTLLDLLDEGVLGGDRRQTLRNSDSGGHRAAAE
- the msrB gene encoding peptide-methionine (R)-S-oxide reductase MsrB, with the translated sequence MSHEQTSQEQAQYRRNPEAVAGLSAEQYRVTQQDGTERPFDNVYWDNKEPGIYVDLVSGEPLFASVDKYDSRSGWPSFTKPIEQANVVEKKDFSLGMIRAEVRSMHGNSHLGHVFEDGPADRGGLRYCINSASLRFIHLDDLEKEGYGAYRTLFTTAESE
- a CDS encoding MFS transporter — translated: MEGTSFSRKATMLDIAPRALSPLRRVSHGGGFRVIAFAFAVSLSFSTLPTPLYAFYQQRDGFPTFVVTVVFAAYAVGVMASLYLAGHVSDWLGRRRVILAATLAEALSAVIFLVWPEVPGLILARLVCGAGIGALTATATAHLSELRAVARPQEDPGRAGLVATVVNMGGLALGPLVGGFFAQFATGPLTTPFLVYLVLLLVSALAVSLVPETVERREERPAYRPQRVSLPPAARPAFFGAAIGVFAAFAITGLFMALAPTLLAQGLHESGRLLAGVAAFSMLGSAALAQLLFAPMATGLQLRIGYASMVAGLVVLPVSVFLPTLWLFFAGSILAGTGVGLGFRASVGTVAALADPLARGEVLAALFLAAYAGLVVPVLSVGLAVVWVPSSVALLGFSVAELVLLGFSARRALSGAAARR